From the genome of Leptospira saintgironsiae, one region includes:
- a CDS encoding MinD/ParA family protein, with translation MDQATQLRKLTEGNTSLKLVSSTKPMTKIIAIASGKGGVGKSTISVNLAISMAKAGQKVLVFDGDLGLANVNVILGIIPKYNLYHVVKGHKSLKDIIIQAPEGVDIIAGASGYSQLANLNDTQRNNLIKGFADLDSYDYMIIDTGAGISSNVIGLTLPADDVIVVTTPEPTAITDSYGLIKAIVSQSRDKNLKMVVNRVRSAIEGKKVADRVIDISGQFLEVRVENLGFIFQDDEVEKSIREQKPYIIHSPKSKAAACLNRITYSLLNQEMDGGDDSGITGFFKKFFNFVDVREKQQSEEE, from the coding sequence ATGGACCAAGCGACTCAGTTGCGGAAACTTACCGAGGGTAATACGAGTTTAAAACTCGTGTCTTCAACCAAACCTATGACTAAGATTATAGCGATCGCTTCCGGAAAGGGTGGGGTCGGCAAAAGTACTATCTCAGTAAACTTGGCCATCTCTATGGCTAAGGCAGGACAGAAGGTCCTAGTATTTGACGGAGATCTAGGACTTGCTAACGTGAATGTGATCTTAGGGATCATCCCTAAATATAATTTGTATCACGTAGTCAAAGGACATAAAAGTTTAAAGGATATAATTATCCAAGCTCCTGAGGGAGTAGATATCATTGCAGGTGCAAGTGGTTATTCTCAGCTTGCTAACTTGAACGATACACAAAGAAATAATTTGATCAAAGGATTCGCTGATCTGGATTCATATGATTATATGATCATAGATACCGGAGCAGGGATCAGCTCAAACGTGATCGGGCTCACACTTCCAGCGGATGATGTGATCGTAGTTACTACACCAGAACCTACTGCAATCACTGACTCTTATGGACTCATCAAAGCGATTGTTTCCCAAAGTAGAGATAAAAATCTAAAGATGGTAGTGAACCGTGTACGTTCCGCTATCGAAGGGAAGAAGGTTGCAGATCGTGTGATCGATATCTCTGGTCAGTTCTTAGAAGTAAGAGTCGAAAATTTAGGATTCATCTTCCAAGACGACGAGGTGGAAAAAAGTATCCGGGAACAAAAACCGTATATCATCCATTCACCTAAGAGCAAGGCAGCAGCTTGTTTGAATCGGATCACATATTCTCTACTCAATCAAGAAATGGATGGTGGAGATGATTCCGGGATCACCGGCTTCTTCAAAAAATTCTTCAATTTCGTGGACGTTAGAGAAAAACAACAGAGCGAGGAAGAGTGA
- the whiG gene encoding RNA polymerase sigma factor WhiG translates to MSKLFDKYNNTDETELWKSYRATKDQNIRSYLVEKYSPLVKHVAGRIAIGMPQNVEFDDLVSYGVFGLLDAIEKFDPDRQIKFKTYAMTRIRGSIFDELRSIDWIPRSIRQKAKQLEQIIGMLENKEGAHVEDEAIAKEMGISVEEFNSLLTKISGTSLVSLNDIWFLGDENDEVSFMETLESPMNMNPDTIIEKEEIKNVIVEAIKTLPDKEKKVIVLYYYEDLTLKEIGEVLEVTESRISQLHTRAVARLRSKLGKVKSVISKK, encoded by the coding sequence ATGTCCAAACTTTTCGATAAATACAATAATACGGATGAAACCGAACTTTGGAAGTCTTACAGGGCTACTAAAGACCAGAATATTCGCAGTTATCTTGTAGAAAAATATTCTCCTCTAGTCAAACACGTGGCCGGTCGTATCGCAATTGGTATGCCGCAGAACGTTGAGTTTGATGATCTTGTTTCATACGGTGTGTTTGGTCTTCTAGATGCGATCGAAAAATTCGATCCAGATAGACAGATCAAATTTAAAACCTATGCGATGACTCGTATCAGAGGTTCTATCTTCGACGAACTTCGCTCCATCGACTGGATTCCTCGCTCTATTCGACAAAAAGCGAAACAGTTGGAGCAAATCATCGGAATGCTGGAGAACAAAGAGGGCGCTCATGTAGAAGATGAGGCGATCGCAAAAGAAATGGGAATCTCCGTCGAGGAGTTCAACTCACTTCTTACTAAGATCAGCGGCACGTCACTCGTCTCTTTAAATGATATTTGGTTTCTCGGCGATGAGAACGACGAGGTTTCTTTCATGGAGACATTAGAATCTCCGATGAACATGAACCCGGATACGATCATCGAAAAAGAAGAGATCAAAAACGTGATCGTGGAAGCGATCAAGACACTTCCGGACAAAGAAAAAAAAGTAATCGTTCTCTATTATTACGAAGATCTAACATTAAAAGAGATCGGAGAAGTATTGGAAGTAACCGAATCCAGGATTTCCCAACTTCATACGAGAGCTGTAGCAAGACTTCGTAGTAAATTAGGAAAAGTGAAATCGGTTATTAGCAAAAAGTAA
- the flhF gene encoding flagellar biosynthesis protein FlhF: MDFAKIRGKDLQDCLMQMKMKYGPEAHVIEHRILTEGGVFGTGLMARKVVEIQVGIPEKASSREKVEKKLQDLKELLKQKSTLGSEKRRSLEELPSWEERTSRPSRASSLPKELIEVTSEEIESEENLGLSFSKEFEPKISRPIRKEQDSNILKMRDKLVKDGMSEAYAEEIISQVEQRLSPLDRSRTVAVQEKIAEVLSERVQVEPDIFKGTRRGQRKVVFFVGPTGSGKTTSIAKLAAKYHLHMGKSVSLYTTDNYRIAAIEQLKRYADTMEMPFYAVKDLKRFQETLARDGSELILIDTAGYSHRNVDQLSKMYGYLSAFGERDNVENILVLSATSSYHHTHSVMKAYEPLGFRRILLTKLDEAEFLGGFLELADTLNKGFTHLSVGQEVPFDMIPAEKHQLAECAVNPEKIIEIRGEVFSA; encoded by the coding sequence ATGGATTTCGCAAAGATTAGGGGCAAGGATCTACAGGATTGCCTAATGCAGATGAAGATGAAATATGGCCCAGAAGCCCATGTCATCGAACATAGAATTTTGACCGAGGGTGGTGTGTTCGGAACAGGACTCATGGCTCGCAAGGTCGTGGAGATCCAAGTTGGAATTCCTGAAAAGGCAAGTTCCAGAGAGAAGGTGGAGAAAAAACTCCAAGACCTAAAAGAATTACTCAAACAAAAGTCGACTCTTGGTTCTGAAAAAAGAAGAAGCCTGGAAGAATTGCCTAGTTGGGAAGAAAGAACTTCTCGCCCAAGCAGAGCTTCTTCTTTACCGAAGGAATTGATAGAAGTCACTTCTGAAGAAATAGAGTCCGAAGAAAATCTGGGGCTTTCTTTTTCAAAAGAGTTTGAGCCTAAAATTTCTAGACCAATCCGTAAAGAGCAGGATTCCAATATCCTTAAAATGAGGGATAAACTTGTTAAAGATGGAATGAGCGAGGCTTACGCGGAAGAAATTATTTCCCAAGTGGAGCAGAGACTTTCTCCTTTGGATCGTTCTCGTACCGTTGCAGTTCAGGAAAAAATTGCTGAAGTTCTTTCCGAAAGAGTACAAGTGGAGCCGGACATTTTCAAAGGAACCAGAAGAGGACAGAGAAAAGTAGTCTTCTTTGTGGGACCTACAGGCAGCGGAAAGACAACTAGTATCGCAAAACTAGCCGCTAAGTACCATCTTCATATGGGAAAATCAGTTTCTTTGTACACAACCGACAACTACAGGATCGCTGCAATCGAGCAGTTAAAACGCTACGCAGATACCATGGAAATGCCTTTTTATGCGGTAAAAGATCTGAAACGTTTTCAAGAGACCCTGGCACGAGACGGATCGGAACTAATCCTTATAGATACTGCGGGTTATAGCCATCGTAATGTGGACCAGCTTAGCAAAATGTATGGATACCTTTCCGCTTTCGGAGAAAGGGACAACGTTGAAAATATCCTTGTATTATCCGCCACATCTTCGTATCATCACACCCACTCCGTAATGAAAGCCTACGAACCCCTTGGTTTCCGTAGAATTTTATTAACTAAACTGGACGAAGCGGAATTTTTGGGTGGATTTCTGGAACTAGCCGATACACTTAATAAGGGTTTTACCCATTTAAGTGTTGGCCAAGAAGTTCCCTTCGATATGATCCCAGCGGAAAAACACCAACTCGCCGAATGCGCAGTAAATCCGGAAAAAATCATCGAGATCCGTGGAGAAGTATTCTCCGCTTAA